Proteins encoded by one window of Pelecanus crispus isolate bPelCri1 chromosome 8, bPelCri1.pri, whole genome shotgun sequence:
- the DDX41 gene encoding putative ATP-dependent RNA helicase DDX41: MEAGADRKRQREEAVETSDLSGEEDDDYVPYVPVKQRKQQMLQKLLQMRRKVVSEEEQRDSGSEQRGDEDDIPLGPQSNISLLDQHQHLKEKAEARKESAKEKQLKEEEKILESVAEGRALMSVKEMAKGITYDDPIKTSWRAPRYILGMSEARHDRVRKKYHILVEGEGIPPPIKSFKEMKFPAAILRGLKKKGIQQPTPIQIQGIPTILSGRDMIGIAFTGSGKTLVFTLPVIMFCLEQEKRLPFSKREGPYGLIICPSRELARQTHGIIEYYCRLLQEDGLPPLRCALCIGGMSVKEQMETIKHGVHMMVATPGRLMDLLQKKMVSLDICRYLALDEADRMIDMGFEGDIRTIFSYFKGQRQTLLFSATMPKKIQNFAKSALVKPITINVGRAGAASLDVVQEVEYVKEEAKMVYLLECLQKTPPPVLIFAEKKADVDAIHEYLLLKGVEAVAIHGGKDQEERTKAIEAFRDGKKDVLVATDVASKGLDFPAIQHVINYDMPEEIENYVHRIGRTGRSGNTGIATTFINKACDESVLMDLKALLLEAKQKVPPVLQVLHCGDETMLDIGGERGCAFCGGLGHRITDCPKLEAMQTKQVSNIGRKDYLAHSSMDF, from the exons ATGGAGGCCGGAGCTGACAGGAAG AggcagcgggaggaggcggTGGAGACGTCCGACTTGTCCGGGGAGGAAGATGACGACTATGTGCCCTACGTGCCCGTCAAGCAGCGCAAGCAGCAGATG ctgcagaagctgctgcagatGCGGCGGAAGGTGGTGTCGGAGGAGGAGCAGCGGGACAGCGGGAGCGAGCAGCGGGGTGACGAGGATGACATCCCGCTGGGGCCTCAGTCCAACATCAGTCTCCTGGACCAGCACCAGCACCTCAAAGAGAAGGCGGAAG CTCGGAAGGAGTCAGCCAAGGAGAAGCAGctaaaagaggaagagaagatcCTGGAGAGCGTGGCAGAGGGCCGAG CTTTGATGTCAGTGAAGGAGATGGCAAAGGGTATCACCTACGATGATCCGATTAAAACCAG CTGGAGAGCACCTCGTTACATCCTGGGCATGTCGGAGGCACGGCACGATCGCGTGCGCAAGAAGTACCACATCCTGGTGGAGGGGGAAGGCATCCCGCCCCCTATCAAGAGCTTCAAGGAGATGAAGTTCCCAGCAG CTATCCTGAGGGgcctgaagaaaaaaggaatccAGCAGCCAACACCCATACAGATCCAAGGCATCCCCACGAT CCTCTCAGGAAGGGACATGATTGGCATTGCATTCACTGGCTCTGGGAAGACCTTGGTGTTTACCCTTCCGGTGATCATGTtctgcctggagcaggagaagaggcTGCCATTTTCCAAGCGAGAGGGACCCTATGGACTCATCATCTGTCCGTCG CGGGAGCTGGCCCGGCAGACCCATGGCATCATTGAGTACTACTgtcgcctgctgcaggaggatggCCTGCCCCCGCTGCGCTGCGCCCTCTGCATCGGGGGCATGTCTGTCAAGGAGCAGATGGAGACAATCAAACA CGGTGTACACATGATGGTGGCAACCCCCGGCCGCCTGATGGACCTGCTGCAGAAGAAGATGGTGAGCCTGGACATCTGCCGTTACTTGGCCTTGGATGAGGCTGACAGGATGATCGATATGGGCTTTGAGGGGGACATCCGTACCATCTTCTCCTACTTCAAG GGCCAGCGGCAGACCCTCCTCTTCAGTGCCACAATGCCCAAGAAGATCCAGAACTTTGCCAAGAGTGCCCTGGTGAAGCCCATCACCATTAACGTTGGGCGAGCgggtgctgccagcctggaCGTTGTGCAG GAAGTGGAGTACGTGAAAGAGGAGGCCAAAATGGTTTACCTCCTTGAGTGCCTGCAGAAGACCCCACCACCC GTGCTGATCTTTGCAGAGAAGAAGGCGGATGTTGATGCGATCCATGAGTACCTGCTGCTCAAGGGTGTGGAAGCTGTGGCCATCCATGGAGGGAAAG ATCAAGAGGAACGGACAAAAGCCATCGAGGCCTTCCGAGATGGGAAGAAGGATGTCCTGGTTGCCACTGATGTCGCTTCTAAGGGCCTGGACTTTCCAGCCATCCAGCACGTCATCAACTACGACATGCCAGAGGAGATTGAGAACTATG TTCACCGTATCGGGCGTACAGGCCGTTCGGGCAACACCGGCATTGCCACCACCTTCATCAACAAGGCCTGCG ATGAGTCGGTGCTGATGGACTTGAAGGCCCTGCTCCTGGAGGCGAAGCAGAAGGTGCCGCCtgtgctccaggtgctgcaCTGCGGGGACGAGACCATGCTGGACATCGGAG GTGAGCGGGGCTGCGCCTTCTGCGGCGGCCTGGGCCATCGCATCACCGACTGCCCCAAGCTGGAGGCGATGCAGACCAAGCAAGTCAGCAACATCGGCCGCAAGGACTACCTGGCCCACAGCTCTATGGACTTCTAG
- the DOK3 gene encoding docking protein 3 has protein sequence MSGGPLGASCALPACVLPHCPSARGRADGQTPPVAQPLPFIPHTKKGKSPREGSLPHVVASGAAVTFSLLLVARVPDSCAGCQGGAGPMEKPVKDGILYVQHCKFGKRSWRKMRAQLFAASPSGVARMEKFDVRDDGTVLDKTSLRRCARRVIRLSDCVSVGPAGTESCPKATAAFYLTTTEKSYVLAAEQRDEWIAQLCQLAFQGVKETAQSSARTQPSPAVPMEENCLYSSWQDLTEFLVLVVRTDAATRCGLNGHYLLSALPQSLTLKDPQSRQPLLTWPYPFLRKFGQDQTIFSFEAGRRSDSGEGTFTFSTPRAPELCRAVAAAIACQQQGKDAPDPRLFCAPDPQLSAQGLEPQPWNPGAEEPQPSPPLGGAQPASHLPASLLRYPPPELEATGPIIYASIARGQRPLFGPGRPGPSEPWAAGKLPPEHLYENIFTSELGPAGAEEEEEGGQWELGCRQAPEGHSSEVGPLYDNRATLAQMPRGSPQPPEQRWGHGAQEAPPGRPGHKPQSNLRAKLVRLLSRETPGPRDWA, from the exons ATGTCAGGCGGTCCCCTTGGTGCTTCCTGTGCTTTGCCTGCGTGTGTTCTGCCCCACTGCCCCTCTGCGAGGGGGAGGGCGGATGGACAGACACCTCCTGTGGCCCAGCCTCTCCCCTTCATCCCACACACCAAAAAGGGGAAGTCACCAAGAGAAGGAAGTCTGCCTCATGTAGTTGCTTCGGGTGCAGCAGTCAcgttttctctgctgctggtaGCCCGAGTCCCCGATTCTTGCGCTGGCTGCCAGGGTGGTGCTGGGCCCATGGAGAAACCGGTGAAGGATGGGATCCTCTATGTGCAGCACTGCAAATTTGGAAAG AGGTCCTGGAGGAAGATGCGAGCCCAGCTCTTTGCCGCCAGCCCCTCTGGCGTGGCCCGCATGGAGAAGTTTGACGTGCGGGATGACGGCACGGTGCTGGACAAGACCTCCCTGCGGCGGTGTGCCCGCCGGGTGATCCGCCTCTCAGACTGTGTCTCCGTGGGCCCAGCAGGCACCGAGAGCTGCCCCAAAGCCACCGCCGCCTTCTACCTCACCACCACGGAAAAGAGCTACGTGCTGGCAGCTGAGCAGCGGGATGAGTGgattgcccagctctgccagctggcCTTCCAG GGTGTAAAGGAGACGGCGCAGAGCAGTGCCAggacccagcccagccccgctgtCCCCATGGAGGAGAACTGCCTCTACTCCTCCTGGCAGGACC TGACCGAATTCCTGGTGCTGGTGGTCCGGACAGATGCAGCCACCCGCTGTGGCCTGAACGGGCACTACCTGctctcagcccttccccagAGCCTGACGCTGAAGGACCCGCAGTCCCGCCAGCCCCTGCTCACCTGGCCCTACCCCTTCCTCCGCAAGTTTGGCCAGGATCAG ACCATCTTCTCCTTCGAGGCCGGCCGCCGCAGCGACTCCGGTGAGGGCACCTTCACCTTCAGCACCCCGCGGGCCCCGGAGCTCTGCCGGGCTGTGGCCGCCGCCATcgcctgccagcagcagggcaaggATGCCCCCGACCCCCGGCTCTTCTGTGCCCCGGACCCCCAGCTCTCCGCACAGGGCCTtgagccccagccctggaaCCCTGGGGCCGAggagccccagcccagcccacccctggggggggcacagcctgcctcccacctccctgccagccTTCTCCGCTACCCGCCGCCGGAGCTGGAAGCCACAGGCCCCATCATCTATGCCTCCATTGCCCGGGGCCAGCGGCCCCTCTTCGGGCCAGGGCGGCCGGGGCCCAGTGAGCCCTGGGCCGCAGGGAAGCTGCCCCCCGAGCATCTCTACGAGAACATCTTCACCTCGGAGTTGGGTCCTGccggggcagaggaggaagaggagggagggcagtGGGAGCTGGGGTGCCGGCAGGCCCCCGAGGGCCACAGCAGCGAGGTGGGCCCGCTTTATGACAACCGGGCCACTCTGGCCCAGATGccgcggggcagcccccagccccccgagCAGCGCTGGGGCCATGGGGCGCAGGAGGCGCCGCCGGGGCGCCCCGGGCACAAGCCCCAGAGCAACCTCCGGGCCAAGCTGGTGCGGCTGCTCAGCCGGGAGACCCCCGGCCCGCGGGACTGGGCTTGA